The Streptomyces sp. NBC_01426 genome includes a region encoding these proteins:
- a CDS encoding replication-relaxation family protein, translating to MPYPQSTPTGLGQVAQQAAQVLYAHRLVSTRQLHRLVTPHHTRTEYLRRQLHTLREAGFAEAVGRRSTGQTELLWWLTEKGAQAVEAVGLLQPRAYRMSPEAALGPLQEHTLAVVETGAAFVEHARRLGHECGPLDWSPEVAHYYRDDSRPGEELCLIPDAVLSYVHTAGKQRTLLTFFVEIDRTQMTIARLAQKLHAYAAYHEYAPQPQTGKSNRGPRRQAGMPAWRYRYPAFPRLLLVLTGASEERLARRIADLRSLAASDPALSSTPLRAGVTTLEQLRTHGPFEKVFTPVLGGVTEPVDAWISGPLARAA from the coding sequence ATGCCCTACCCGCAGTCCACCCCCACCGGGCTTGGCCAGGTCGCCCAGCAGGCTGCTCAGGTCCTCTACGCACACCGCCTGGTCTCCACCCGCCAACTCCACCGGCTCGTCACCCCGCATCACACCCGCACCGAGTACCTGCGCCGCCAACTCCACACCCTCCGCGAAGCCGGCTTCGCCGAGGCTGTAGGCCGGCGCAGCACCGGCCAGACCGAACTCCTGTGGTGGCTCACCGAGAAGGGAGCCCAAGCCGTCGAAGCCGTCGGCCTGCTCCAGCCCCGCGCCTACCGGATGAGCCCCGAGGCAGCACTGGGCCCCCTCCAGGAGCACACCCTTGCCGTCGTCGAGACCGGAGCCGCCTTCGTAGAACACGCGCGCCGCCTCGGCCACGAATGCGGTCCCCTGGACTGGTCACCCGAGGTCGCCCACTACTACCGCGACGACTCCCGGCCGGGAGAGGAGCTCTGCCTCATCCCCGACGCCGTCCTCAGCTACGTCCACACCGCTGGCAAACAGCGCACCCTGCTCACGTTCTTCGTCGAGATCGACCGCACCCAGATGACGATCGCCCGCCTCGCCCAGAAACTGCACGCGTACGCCGCCTACCACGAGTACGCGCCCCAGCCTCAGACGGGCAAGAGCAACCGCGGGCCCCGGCGCCAGGCCGGGATGCCGGCCTGGCGCTACCGATACCCGGCGTTCCCTCGGCTCTTGCTCGTACTGACCGGTGCCTCCGAAGAGCGTCTTGCCCGCCGCATCGCTGATCTGCGGAGCCTCGCTGCCAGCGATCCCGCACTCTCGTCCACCCCGCTCCGGGCCGGTGTGACCACCCTTGAGCAACTGCGGACCCACGGTCCGTTCGAGAAAGTCTTCACCCCGGTACTGGGAGGGGTTACTGAACCTGTTGACGCATGGATCTCAGGTCCTCTTGCACGCGCTGCCTAG
- a CDS encoding IS1634 family transposase, with amino-acid sequence MVEKRLGALPVVAGFLRRLDVAGTVDRACPIGERALSTHGQIVEALIANRLTSPLPLQHVAHWARDWAVEEVLGLSADILNDDRLARALDAIAPNLEGIVGSVGARAIDVFGLDVARMHWDMTSMSLHGAYEENEDDYPTPAYGHPKDRRTDLKQIQAGLAVTGDGGVPVFHRAYDGGAAEVSQVTTAMTNLSAMAGERNFLLVGDSKLISWNNVGAMTDAGVGFIAPLAAARVPAGLFASLDQNTARPVEYAAQRDANKPADQRCSYRVLEDTMELTGPRKRDRAHRLRRILVHSSANATAAANARALKLKRTAEELDKLTRTAGSRYYPDGDAVTRKITQIISKRKVTAYLRTEVTIGPDTAKPTLAWFFDQQAIDAEAATDGWYALLSNLDPKEADAAEVLIRYKGQPTVERRYSDFKGPLAVTPMFLHHNRRIAALITVICLALLIFCLIEREVRRALLPATGLIGFYAFDNRTVKPTGRLILHALSRIRYQPGHNGSPPKILIPDQIQVHLLELLKIDPSQPRWTTE; translated from the coding sequence GTGGTGGAGAAGCGTCTGGGTGCGCTTCCGGTAGTCGCGGGTTTCCTGCGCCGGCTGGATGTGGCGGGGACGGTCGATCGGGCTTGCCCGATTGGGGAGAGAGCCCTGTCCACCCATGGCCAGATCGTCGAGGCGCTGATCGCCAACCGGCTGACCAGCCCTCTTCCACTGCAGCACGTGGCCCACTGGGCGCGGGACTGGGCAGTGGAAGAGGTGCTCGGGCTGTCCGCGGACATCCTCAACGACGATCGGCTCGCCCGCGCGCTGGATGCGATCGCCCCGAACCTGGAGGGCATCGTGGGATCGGTCGGGGCCCGGGCCATCGATGTGTTCGGCCTCGATGTCGCGCGCATGCACTGGGACATGACCTCAATGTCCCTGCACGGCGCCTACGAGGAGAACGAAGATGACTATCCCACCCCGGCCTACGGCCACCCCAAGGACCGGCGCACGGACCTGAAACAGATCCAGGCCGGACTCGCTGTCACCGGGGACGGCGGCGTGCCGGTCTTCCACCGCGCCTACGACGGCGGGGCGGCAGAGGTCTCCCAGGTCACCACCGCCATGACGAACCTGTCCGCGATGGCCGGCGAACGAAACTTCCTGCTGGTCGGAGACTCCAAGCTGATCTCCTGGAACAACGTCGGCGCGATGACCGACGCGGGGGTGGGCTTCATCGCCCCACTGGCCGCAGCCCGTGTCCCAGCCGGCCTGTTCGCCTCCCTCGATCAGAACACCGCCCGCCCTGTGGAGTACGCCGCCCAGCGCGATGCCAACAAACCCGCAGATCAGCGATGTTCCTACCGGGTCCTGGAGGACACCATGGAGCTGACCGGGCCCCGCAAGCGCGACCGGGCCCACCGCCTGCGCCGGATCCTGGTGCACTCCAGCGCCAACGCGACGGCCGCCGCGAACGCGCGTGCCCTGAAACTGAAACGCACCGCCGAGGAACTGGACAAGCTGACCCGGACCGCAGGCTCCCGGTACTACCCCGACGGCGACGCGGTCACCCGAAAGATCACCCAAATCATCAGCAAACGGAAGGTCACCGCCTACCTCCGCACCGAGGTCACCATCGGCCCCGACACCGCGAAACCCACCCTGGCCTGGTTCTTCGACCAGCAGGCCATTGACGCGGAAGCCGCCACCGACGGCTGGTACGCACTGCTGAGCAATCTCGACCCCAAGGAAGCCGACGCCGCCGAGGTCCTCATCCGCTACAAGGGCCAGCCCACCGTCGAGCGCCGCTACAGCGACTTCAAGGGCCCCCTCGCGGTAACCCCGATGTTCCTGCACCACAACCGGCGCATCGCCGCACTGATCACCGTGATCTGCCTGGCCCTGCTGATCTTCTGCCTGATCGAACGGGAAGTGAGGCGAGCCCTCCTCCCTGCCACCGGCCTCATCGGCTTCTACGCCTTCGACAACCGGACCGTGAAACCCACCGGACGCCTGATCCTCCACGCACTCAGCCGCATCCGCTACCAGCCCGGACACAACGGGTCACCGCCCAAGATCCTCATCCCCGACCAGATCCAGGTCCACCTGCTCGAACTACTCAAGATCGATCCAAGCCAACCTCGCTGGACGACGGAGTGA
- a CDS encoding IS5 family transposase, producing MSEPRRAYRTDLTDAQWELIEPVLTAWREARTAAGLKIRSPKHSLREIVNTILYVNRTGVQWDLLPHDLPPATSVFYYYSLWIKDGTTKRIHDLLRAEVRSRAGRAREPTAAVMDSQSVKSSFSGGSETVGTDGGKKVKGRKRHIIADTMGLLLAVIVTAANIHDRHGGQVLLDDVHDAHPTVVKTWADGSYGGLRSRGVCLDIKLEITTKGLATSGFTPLTQRWKSERTFGWLSRSRRLAQDVEATTHSAEAQIYWTMTGIMLRRATGNSAITTYRTTPQAGTTTTI from the coding sequence GTGAGTGAACCTCGTCGTGCGTATCGCACTGATCTGACCGATGCCCAGTGGGAGTTGATCGAGCCTGTCCTCACGGCCTGGAGGGAGGCTCGCACGGCGGCCGGCTTGAAGATCCGTTCACCGAAGCATTCACTGCGGGAGATCGTGAACACGATCCTGTACGTGAACCGGACCGGGGTCCAGTGGGACCTGCTGCCTCACGATCTCCCGCCCGCGACCTCGGTGTTCTACTACTATTCGCTGTGGATCAAGGACGGTACGACGAAGCGGATCCACGACCTGTTGCGGGCCGAGGTCCGCTCGAGGGCCGGCCGGGCGAGGGAGCCGACGGCCGCGGTGATGGACTCCCAGTCCGTGAAATCCTCCTTCAGCGGCGGCTCGGAAACGGTCGGCACGGACGGCGGGAAGAAGGTGAAGGGCCGCAAACGGCACATCATCGCCGACACCATGGGACTCCTCCTCGCCGTGATCGTCACCGCCGCCAACATCCACGACCGCCACGGCGGGCAGGTCCTCCTCGACGATGTCCACGACGCACACCCCACGGTGGTGAAAACCTGGGCCGACGGCTCCTACGGCGGCCTCAGATCCCGGGGTGTCTGCCTCGACATCAAGCTCGAGATCACCACCAAAGGCCTCGCCACCAGCGGATTCACCCCACTCACGCAGCGATGGAAGTCCGAGCGGACCTTCGGATGGCTCTCCCGCTCCCGCCGCCTCGCACAAGACGTCGAGGCCACCACCCACTCCGCCGAAGCCCAAATCTACTGGACCATGACCGG
- a CDS encoding ATP/GTP-binding protein, with protein MTAGISLAKPAQAPPFRAGARRYVQRAELALGLPDHKALASLGLSPDPLQQLAAAMASVRTEDGEKAEVVFDLVPVSEQRLARRRRRLMARAARRGPSAYGERLTGGLGGGGFWGSMTSAWSGGAGASTRSERIPRQADLRDGVGKLEPAAGAVFAVQILLRTEAAHPQLALARMHQLMAALSMTSGENYLKAHRPRRWAIGRFERRFASGEFAPRRRQWLTVPELAGWLKPPTVKCTASSVVRTGGLVPPAPADLPVYTGQRDLVPLGAVVYPDGRERIAAARVEDLLFGLQLGKAGHGKTEEALVQCIAMAHSGYGTWFLDPHGEGWMRAKPYLAHPEIMGRLWEINLAKADPDQAVVSWNPLSMEGRNLSDVQDIVRSVTEGIAAAQDWGDNAPRARTILARASQALALLNLKAVQAKKPEAQCTLFQLRTWLTDEDWREQLLPKLPARVRAYWETTFPKLGPDAVPTVTYAIDRLDTSQSLQGFFGSPRSAYDVRHAMDTGKIVFVCPSGSESDALVSCLLIHDLHRAGLSRQDTPREQRNTFWAWGDELTALDSSSKGFLAAIAEQLRKYEVRFIGMTQMALRLSAITRQALLQNQSWLSTCAADYDEAAFVAKRWNGHVSAETITELPKYHYVMSVNLHGARTTPFRVRGLPVDEIFAHYDNPAGVPVLDQAIDSNLNRRPLGDILADLEELDAVVLTHHTGRRLGGPSSGDPTSVTD; from the coding sequence GTGACCGCCGGCATCTCCCTCGCCAAGCCGGCGCAGGCACCCCCCTTCCGGGCGGGCGCGCGCCGCTACGTCCAGCGCGCCGAACTCGCCCTGGGCCTGCCCGACCACAAGGCCCTCGCCTCTCTCGGCCTGAGCCCCGACCCGCTCCAGCAGCTGGCCGCGGCCATGGCCTCCGTGCGCACCGAGGACGGGGAGAAGGCCGAGGTGGTCTTCGACCTGGTCCCGGTCTCCGAGCAGCGTCTGGCCCGCCGCAGGCGCCGCCTGATGGCACGGGCCGCCCGCCGGGGCCCGTCCGCGTACGGCGAGCGTCTGACCGGCGGCCTCGGTGGAGGAGGCTTCTGGGGCTCGATGACTTCCGCCTGGTCCGGTGGCGCCGGCGCTTCCACCCGCTCCGAGCGGATTCCTCGGCAGGCCGACCTGCGCGACGGTGTCGGCAAGCTCGAACCCGCCGCGGGCGCGGTGTTCGCCGTGCAGATCCTGTTGCGTACCGAGGCCGCTCACCCGCAGCTGGCACTGGCGCGGATGCACCAGTTGATGGCCGCGCTGTCGATGACGTCGGGGGAGAACTACCTCAAGGCCCACCGGCCCCGACGGTGGGCGATTGGCCGGTTCGAGCGCCGGTTCGCGAGCGGGGAGTTCGCGCCGCGTCGCCGGCAGTGGCTGACGGTGCCCGAGTTGGCCGGCTGGCTGAAGCCGCCGACGGTGAAGTGCACCGCGTCCAGCGTGGTCAGGACCGGTGGCTTGGTCCCGCCGGCCCCGGCCGACCTTCCCGTCTACACCGGGCAGCGCGACCTGGTCCCGCTGGGCGCCGTGGTCTACCCGGACGGCCGCGAACGGATCGCGGCCGCCCGGGTCGAGGACCTCCTCTTCGGCCTCCAGCTCGGCAAGGCCGGCCACGGCAAAACGGAGGAAGCCCTCGTGCAGTGCATCGCGATGGCGCACTCCGGTTACGGCACGTGGTTCCTCGACCCGCACGGCGAGGGCTGGATGAGGGCGAAGCCGTACCTCGCGCACCCGGAAATCATGGGCCGGCTCTGGGAAATCAACTTGGCCAAGGCCGACCCGGATCAGGCGGTTGTCTCGTGGAACCCTCTGTCGATGGAGGGCCGCAACCTCTCCGACGTCCAGGACATCGTCCGCTCGGTCACCGAGGGCATCGCCGCGGCGCAGGACTGGGGCGACAACGCACCCCGCGCCCGGACCATCCTGGCCCGCGCTTCCCAGGCCCTGGCCCTGCTCAACCTCAAGGCCGTCCAGGCCAAGAAGCCGGAGGCGCAGTGCACGCTCTTCCAGTTGCGTACCTGGCTCACCGACGAGGACTGGCGCGAGCAGCTCCTGCCCAAACTCCCGGCCCGTGTCCGCGCGTACTGGGAGACGACCTTCCCCAAGCTCGGCCCGGACGCGGTGCCGACCGTCACCTACGCGATCGACCGCCTCGACACCAGCCAAAGCCTTCAGGGCTTCTTCGGCAGCCCGCGCTCCGCGTACGACGTCCGGCACGCCATGGACACCGGCAAGATCGTCTTCGTCTGCCCGTCCGGCAGCGAGAGCGACGCCCTCGTCAGCTGCCTGCTCATCCACGACCTGCACCGAGCCGGCCTCTCCCGACAGGACACGCCGCGCGAGCAGCGCAACACCTTCTGGGCCTGGGGCGATGAGCTCACCGCGCTCGACAGCAGCAGTAAGGGCTTCCTCGCCGCCATCGCCGAGCAGCTGCGGAAGTACGAGGTGCGCTTCATCGGCATGACGCAGATGGCACTGCGTCTTTCCGCCATCACCCGCCAGGCCCTGCTACAGAACCAGAGCTGGTTGAGCACCTGCGCCGCGGACTACGACGAGGCCGCGTTCGTCGCGAAGCGCTGGAACGGGCACGTCAGTGCGGAGACGATCACCGAACTCCCGAAGTACCACTACGTGATGTCCGTGAACCTGCACGGCGCCCGGACCACGCCTTTCCGGGTTCGCGGCCTGCCCGTCGACGAGATCTTCGCGCACTACGACAACCCGGCCGGCGTCCCCGTCCTCGACCAGGCGATCGACAGCAACCTCAACCGCCGCCCGCTCGGCGACATCCTCGCCGACCTGGAGGAGCTCGACGCCGTCGTCCTCACCCACCACACCGGCCGACGCCTCGGCGGCCCCAGCTCCGGCGACCCCACCAGTGTCACCGACTAG